In one Micromonospora polyrhachis genomic region, the following are encoded:
- a CDS encoding SCO5389 family protein — translation MSLDVSAALLERAEAGQVDDAEFVDCVRQSLPYAWAVVSDVADRSRGTIADFADHAVPPPSEAERGQLLRALASDAIRGSLERHFGVKLAFQNCHRVAAFRLSAVGGETYQRFISPLAQVRNQSPELRDC, via the coding sequence ATGTCCCTCGACGTATCCGCCGCTCTGTTGGAGCGGGCCGAGGCCGGTCAGGTCGACGACGCCGAGTTCGTCGACTGTGTCCGGCAGTCCCTGCCATACGCCTGGGCCGTGGTGTCCGACGTGGCGGACCGCTCACGCGGCACGATCGCCGACTTCGCCGACCACGCCGTACCGCCGCCGAGCGAGGCCGAGCGGGGCCAACTGCTGCGTGCCCTGGCCAGCGACGCGATCCGGGGCAGCCTGGAACGCCACTTCGGAGTGAAACTGGCCTTCCAGAACTGCCACCGGGTGGCCGCGTTCAGGCTCTCCGCAGTCGGTGGCGAGACCTACCAGCGGTTCATCTCACCGCTGGCCCAGGTACGTAACCAGTCACCGGAACTCCGCGACTGCTGA